A single region of the Chlamydiales bacterium genome encodes:
- a CDS encoding AAA family ATPase, which translates to MKKPLPIGISDFKKIIDGGYAYVDKTLLIQEIIERGTHVALIPRPRRFGKTLNLSMLRYFFEKTAEDTSYLFKNLNIWNNEKYKSLQGQFPVVSISLKDVKHISWEESFKVLHTLIAKEMERHHYILEVLTIREKELYHKILSEENNKPLIEQSLLLITEWLHRYHAKQVILLIDEYDTPAHAAYIGNYYNTFIDFIRNWLSAGLKDNVHLERGILTGILRIAKESIFSGLNNISTFTILNEPFSDKFGLLESEVKELLKNHALSDKLPEISQWYNGYRMGSCTGIHNPWSVLQCIAENGALSPYWVNTSDNALMKHLIAKGTDDLKADIEELLRGGIVEKTIEDGVIFPGLEQDPSSIWSLLLYSGYLTIDTTPSYGVPCQLKIPNIEVSELYKTMILDWFKTSIHEHKYRMLLNSLVSGDIDTFSQLFKEFMISSASVFDVSAEESEKIYHAFILGMLVGLKDQYEVKSNRESGLGRYDVMLIPKNTNDLGIIMEFKKVGRFEEIDLEKAVLAALKQIEDKQYAQELLDRGVSRILYLGFAFEGKRVLIRSKIKT; encoded by the coding sequence ATGAAAAAACCACTTCCTATTGGAATTAGCGACTTCAAAAAAATAATTGACGGAGGCTATGCTTATGTCGATAAAACTCTTTTGATCCAAGAGATCATAGAAAGAGGAACTCACGTTGCTCTCATTCCTCGTCCACGCCGCTTTGGCAAGACACTCAATCTTTCAATGTTACGTTATTTCTTTGAAAAGACAGCAGAAGACACGAGCTATCTATTTAAAAATTTAAATATTTGGAATAACGAAAAGTATAAAAGCCTGCAAGGACAATTCCCTGTTGTTTCGATCTCTCTCAAAGATGTAAAGCACATCTCTTGGGAAGAGAGCTTTAAAGTATTGCACACACTCATTGCCAAGGAAATGGAGAGGCATCATTATATCTTAGAAGTCCTAACAATAAGGGAGAAAGAACTTTATCATAAAATTCTCTCAGAAGAGAACAACAAACCTTTAATTGAACAAAGCCTACTTCTAATCACAGAATGGCTGCATCGCTACCATGCCAAGCAAGTTATTCTCTTGATCGATGAGTATGATACTCCAGCCCATGCAGCTTACATTGGAAACTATTACAATACCTTTATCGACTTTATCCGCAACTGGCTTTCAGCAGGCTTAAAAGATAATGTGCATTTAGAGCGAGGTATTCTTACTGGTATTCTACGCATTGCAAAAGAGAGCATTTTTTCAGGATTAAATAACATTAGTACCTTTACAATATTAAATGAACCATTTAGTGATAAATTCGGATTGTTAGAATCAGAGGTAAAAGAACTTTTAAAAAATCATGCCCTTTCTGATAAACTTCCTGAAATTAGTCAATGGTACAATGGTTACCGTATGGGATCTTGTACAGGAATTCATAATCCTTGGTCTGTTTTACAATGCATTGCTGAAAATGGTGCTTTATCTCCTTACTGGGTAAATACAAGTGATAATGCGCTTATGAAACATCTCATTGCTAAAGGAACTGATGATCTAAAAGCAGATATCGAGGAGCTTCTTAGAGGCGGTATTGTAGAAAAAACGATCGAAGATGGCGTTATATTTCCAGGCCTCGAGCAAGACCCAAGTAGCATATGGTCTTTACTTCTATACAGCGGCTATTTAACAATTGACACAACCCCCTCTTATGGTGTTCCATGCCAATTAAAGATTCCTAATATCGAAGTATCTGAACTCTATAAAACAATGATCTTAGATTGGTTTAAAACCAGCATTCATGAACATAAATATCGTATGCTCCTAAATAGCCTTGTCAGCGGTGATATTGACACTTTTTCTCAACTTTTTAAAGAATTTATGATCTCATCCGCAAGTGTTTTTGACGTATCCGCTGAAGAATCTGAAAAAATTTATCATGCATTTATTTTGGGTATGTTAGTTGGGCTCAAAGATCAATATGAAGTTAAATCAAATCGTGAAAGTGGCCTTGGTAGGTATGACGTCATGCTCATCCCTAAAAATACAAATGATTTAGGAATTATCATGGAATTCAAGAAGGTTGGTCGTTTTGAAGAAATTGACTTAGAAAAAGCTGTTCTTGCTGCCTTAAAACAAATAGAAGACAAACAGTACGCTCAAGAACTTCTTGATCGCGGTGTAAGCCGTATTTTGTATCTTGGGTTTGCCTTTGAAGGCAAACGCGTTCTCATCCGTTCAAAAATTAAAACTTAA
- the tenA gene encoding thiaminase II yields MTFSSDLWQQTFPIYQRIINHPFNRELAEGTLERSRFLFYMEQDAYYLKSFSRALALIAGRASSSEMIHQFLNFALGALVAERELHAKFLAPNYTCDTIEPSVFCMSYTHYLISTASTASLEEAIAAVLPCFWIYREVGRHIAAYAKEENPYMLWIETYSSQEFSRGTDLAISILDKTASKCSVNTLESMKNAFMYSSLLEWHFWNDAYNKSTFLEAHHLIKF; encoded by the coding sequence ATGACGTTTTCTAGTGATCTTTGGCAGCAAACTTTTCCCATTTATCAAAGAATTATAAATCATCCCTTTAATAGGGAACTTGCTGAGGGAACATTAGAGAGATCGAGATTCCTTTTTTATATGGAGCAAGATGCTTACTATTTAAAGAGCTTTTCTAGGGCGCTTGCGCTCATTGCAGGTAGGGCAAGCTCTTCAGAAATGATTCATCAGTTTTTGAATTTTGCACTGGGAGCTCTCGTTGCAGAGCGTGAACTACATGCCAAATTTTTGGCTCCAAATTATACTTGCGATACGATTGAGCCTTCTGTGTTTTGTATGTCTTATACTCACTACCTTATTTCAACGGCGTCAACTGCTTCATTGGAAGAGGCTATTGCAGCAGTGCTACCCTGTTTTTGGATTTATAGGGAAGTAGGAAGGCATATAGCTGCATATGCTAAAGAAGAAAACCCTTACATGCTTTGGATAGAGACTTATTCTAGTCAGGAATTTTCAAGAGGAACTGATTTGGCCATATCCATACTAGATAAAACAGCAAGTAAGTGCTCTGTAAATACATTAGAGAGCATGAAAAATGCCTTTATGTATAGCTCTTTATTAGAATGGCATTTTTGGAATGATGCTTATAACAAGAGCACTTTTTTAGAAGCTCATCATTTGATTAAGTTTTAA
- the thiD gene encoding bifunctional hydroxymethylpyrimidine kinase/phosphomethylpyrimidine kinase produces the protein MGLYKVLTIAGFDGSAGAGIQADLKTFSALGCYGTTVLTAIPVQNTIGVRSVYDVSLQCIEEQIKAILDDICIDTVKIGMLYRKDIVDSVVNILCQYGVNCIVLDPVMVAKSGDVLLQPDAIATMKERLFPITTVLTPNLMEASRLLGRKIQNKAQMEKAALDLIEMGPLAVLVKGGHLDADCSDCLCLKNSNKQIHWFSSKRISTQNTHGTGCTLSAAIAAFLAKGFSIHESVQRAKEYLTQAISAGASLRIGQGNGPVHHFWSF, from the coding sequence ATGGGGCTTTATAAAGTACTTACAATTGCAGGTTTTGATGGAAGTGCGGGTGCTGGTATTCAAGCAGATCTTAAAACATTTTCAGCTTTGGGATGTTATGGAACAACTGTTTTGACAGCTATTCCAGTTCAAAATACTATTGGAGTTAGATCAGTTTATGATGTATCGCTTCAGTGTATAGAAGAACAAATTAAAGCCATTTTAGATGATATTTGTATAGATACTGTAAAAATAGGAATGTTGTATCGCAAGGACATTGTTGATAGTGTTGTGAATATTTTGTGTCAGTATGGTGTGAATTGCATTGTTCTTGATCCAGTTATGGTTGCAAAAAGTGGTGATGTGCTTTTACAACCAGATGCCATTGCTACTATGAAAGAGCGCCTTTTCCCGATTACAACGGTGTTGACCCCCAATTTGATGGAAGCTTCAAGGCTTTTAGGAAGAAAGATTCAAAATAAAGCCCAAATGGAAAAAGCAGCTTTGGATTTGATTGAGATGGGTCCTTTGGCAGTGCTTGTAAAGGGAGGGCATTTAGACGCTGATTGCTCAGATTGTTTATGTTTGAAAAATTCAAATAAGCAGATTCATTGGTTTTCAAGTAAAAGAATCTCGACACAAAATACACATGGGACAGGGTGTACGCTTTCAGCTGCGATAGCTGCATTTCTAGCAAAAGGTTTTTCTATTCATGAGTCCGTTCAGAGGGCTAAAGAATATCTTACACAAGCAATTAGTGCAGGTGCATCCTTGAGAATAGGTCAGGGAAATGGTCCTGTTCATCATTTTTGGAGCTTTTAA
- the thiE gene encoding thiamine phosphate synthase — protein MNRYPLDLSLYLVTNRVGLELEDFFRIIHKAIKGGVKIVQLREKGISAHEFVALAKKLQLILKPMSVPLIINDNVDVAHVVDADGVHLGQSDVKVSEARKILGKRAIIGLSVENITHVIEAQNEDVNYLAASPVFFTKTKSDCSTYWRLDDLRYACSISFHPMIAIGGINKTNVDEVLECGVAGVAVVSAIFDANCPVNAATMMGKKMEAYGAL, from the coding sequence ATGAATAGATATCCATTGGATTTATCACTTTATTTAGTTACCAATCGAGTAGGTCTTGAGTTGGAAGATTTTTTTAGAATTATCCATAAAGCTATTAAGGGTGGTGTAAAAATCGTTCAATTGAGAGAAAAGGGGATTTCAGCTCATGAATTTGTGGCTCTTGCAAAAAAACTACAACTTATTTTAAAGCCAATGAGTGTTCCATTAATCATTAATGACAATGTAGATGTGGCTCATGTGGTAGATGCAGATGGAGTTCATTTAGGTCAGTCTGATGTAAAGGTGTCTGAAGCAAGAAAAATTCTTGGTAAACGAGCAATTATTGGATTATCTGTAGAGAATATAACTCATGTCATAGAAGCTCAAAATGAGGATGTGAATTATCTTGCTGCAAGTCCTGTGTTTTTTACAAAGACAAAAAGTGATTGTAGTACTTATTGGAGACTAGACGATTTGAGATATGCATGTTCTATTTCTTTCCATCCAATGATTGCAATTGGTGGTATAAACAAGACAAATGTAGATGAAGTTTTGGAATGTGGTGTTGCAGGAGTAGCTGTAGTTTCTGCAATTTTTGATGCAAATTGCCCTGTAAATGCAGCTACTATGATGGGGAAAAAAATGGAGGCGTATGGGGCTTTATAA
- the thiM gene encoding hydroxyethylthiazole kinase has product MKVDPHSIWSDIQKIKSNSPLVHNITNYVVMEQTANSLLALGASPVMAHALEEVEDMTMIASSLVLNIGTLSSPWVSSMLLAIKTANRKGIPVVFDPVGAGATQYRTKTANTIIAHGIITAIRGNASEIVSLCNVQGMTKGVDTSLNPMEHVQQAKLLASRKRCIVWMSGKSDIITDGESCIFVHNGHPLMEKVTGMGCGATAIAGAFLAINPNAFLGLVHAAILISISGEIAARRSNGPGSFIPLFMDTLYSISLAEIEEYICVEYYE; this is encoded by the coding sequence ATGAAAGTAGATCCACACAGTATCTGGTCGGACATCCAAAAAATCAAAAGTAATTCTCCTCTCGTTCATAATATAACCAATTATGTTGTCATGGAGCAAACAGCAAATAGCCTGCTTGCTCTTGGTGCCTCCCCCGTTATGGCTCATGCTCTAGAAGAAGTAGAGGATATGACTATGATTGCGAGTAGCCTTGTTTTAAACATAGGCACGCTAAGCTCTCCATGGGTGTCTAGTATGCTTTTAGCGATAAAAACAGCGAATCGAAAGGGTATTCCAGTGGTATTTGATCCTGTGGGTGCGGGTGCTACTCAGTACCGAACTAAAACAGCTAATACCATTATTGCTCACGGTATCATCACTGCAATTAGAGGTAATGCATCAGAAATTGTCTCTCTTTGTAATGTTCAAGGAATGACAAAGGGCGTTGATACCTCTCTAAATCCCATGGAACATGTACAGCAAGCAAAATTATTGGCATCTAGAAAAAGATGCATCGTTTGGATGAGTGGTAAAAGTGACATAATAACGGACGGTGAGTCATGCATATTTGTTCATAATGGCCATCCTTTAATGGAAAAAGTTACAGGAATGGGTTGCGGTGCTACCGCAATTGCAGGGGCTTTTTTAGCAATTAATCCAAATGCCTTTTTGGGGTTAGTTCATGCTGCAATTCTTATAAGTATTTCTGGGGAAATAGCAGCTAGAAGATCAAATGGACCAGGTTCATTTATTCCATTATTCATGGACACACTTTATTCAATATCACTTGCTGAAATAGAAGAATACATATGCGTGGAGTATTATGAATAG
- a CDS encoding metalloregulator ArsR/SmtB family transcription factor, which yields MMTPDELFAILSDETRLRCLLLLQKEKELCVCELSQVLGSMQPKISRHLALMRQSGLISDERRSQWVYYRLNNNLQGWIHKILATILRELKDHEPYCFDLEKIKELRTKNTCS from the coding sequence ATGATGACTCCTGATGAGTTATTTGCAATACTATCTGATGAGACACGGCTTAGATGCTTATTATTGCTTCAAAAAGAAAAAGAATTATGCGTTTGTGAGCTTAGTCAAGTGCTTGGGAGTATGCAACCAAAGATTTCTAGGCACTTGGCTCTTATGCGACAATCAGGTCTTATATCGGATGAGCGTAGAAGTCAATGGGTTTATTATCGGCTAAACAATAATTTGCAAGGATGGATACACAAAATCCTTGCAACTATTTTGAGAGAATTAAAAGATCATGAGCCTTATTGCTTTGACTTGGAAAAAATAAAAGAGCTTCGCACTAAGAATACTTGTTCATAA
- a CDS encoding arsenite methyltransferase, whose amino-acid sequence MDYYQPPKMEYVQYVAQNQGFKNVEEVKQEVRGAYGSVADANNQNKSCGNSRSCCGVSNKPDDNYSQELGYTKEELESAPEGSNMGLGCGNPQAIAALKQGEIVLDLGAGGGFDVFLAARKVGPYGRVYGVDMTPEMLSKARINATKSGYKNVEFLLGEIEHLPLPNNTVDVIISNCVVNLSTNKTQVFNESFRVLKEGGRIAISDMVASKPLPQEMVNNKELYCNCISGAITIGELKKILSNAGFVDIVIEPQENSRMFIKDWVPGSDAENYVVSAKIKAIKPKKNHDDS is encoded by the coding sequence ATGGATTATTATCAACCACCAAAAATGGAATATGTGCAGTATGTTGCACAAAACCAGGGATTTAAAAACGTAGAAGAGGTAAAACAAGAAGTACGAGGTGCGTATGGAAGTGTAGCTGATGCTAATAATCAAAATAAAAGCTGTGGTAATTCACGTAGTTGCTGCGGAGTGTCTAATAAACCGGATGATAACTATTCACAAGAATTAGGTTATACGAAAGAAGAGCTGGAGAGTGCACCAGAAGGATCTAATATGGGACTTGGTTGTGGAAACCCGCAAGCAATAGCTGCTTTAAAACAAGGTGAAATCGTTTTAGACTTGGGTGCAGGTGGAGGTTTTGACGTTTTTTTAGCTGCACGTAAAGTAGGCCCTTATGGTAGAGTGTATGGTGTTGATATGACGCCCGAAATGCTAAGTAAGGCAAGAATTAATGCTACAAAAAGTGGCTATAAGAATGTAGAATTTCTTTTAGGAGAAATAGAACATTTACCGCTTCCAAACAATACTGTTGACGTAATCATTTCTAACTGCGTTGTGAATTTGTCAACTAATAAGACCCAAGTTTTTAATGAGTCTTTTCGTGTTTTGAAAGAAGGGGGAAGGATCGCAATTTCTGACATGGTTGCAAGCAAGCCTTTGCCGCAAGAAATGGTTAATAATAAAGAGCTTTATTGTAATTGTATTTCGGGTGCTATTACAATAGGCGAACTTAAAAAAATCTTGTCTAATGCGGGATTTGTAGATATTGTGATTGAACCACAAGAAAATAGTCGTATGTTTATCAAGGATTGGGTACCTGGTTCTGATGCAGAAAATTATGTTGTATCAGCAAAAATAAAAGCAATTAAACCAAAGAAAAATCATGATGACTCCTGA
- a CDS encoding 2-oxoglutarate and iron-dependent oxygenase domain-containing protein, whose amino-acid sequence MLLRLMICLMVLGVGVVGAFDSTIPVVDLNDYYHPEKKQKFVEDVAKALHEIGFFAVINTGVDQDALQAAYRASEEFFSTPLEYKNEIYAPELNGQRGYVPGETAQGFATKDFKELVHIGRAKNLWPQWMDLQSPMTHLMDVLDQYAQILEGVFSLAIGENEDFLPEMSKGGECLLRTLHYPQNPDSGRLWAARHTDIDLFTILPAATEEGLQVFHDGEWISVKVPANAFIVNGGDMLQNLTNGYFKSAIHQVVAKPNVERYSIVYFIHPRDEDSLSPTEKSIALTGGVQHYPEATRVELLACRLRELGVASPSLLEFERNSQIMQRIQILVESGQAALPVQKTYDIWLKSQ is encoded by the coding sequence ATGTTATTGCGTTTGATGATTTGTCTAATGGTGTTGGGAGTAGGCGTTGTAGGGGCATTTGATTCTACAATTCCAGTGGTTGATTTAAATGATTACTATCATCCAGAAAAGAAACAAAAATTTGTTGAGGATGTAGCTAAAGCACTGCATGAGATAGGATTTTTTGCTGTTATAAATACAGGTGTTGATCAGGATGCATTGCAAGCTGCATATAGAGCATCTGAAGAATTTTTTTCTACTCCTCTTGAATACAAAAATGAGATTTATGCTCCAGAATTAAATGGACAGAGAGGATATGTTCCAGGAGAGACGGCGCAAGGGTTTGCAACAAAAGATTTTAAGGAGTTAGTACATATTGGAAGAGCAAAAAACCTATGGCCTCAGTGGATGGATTTGCAAAGCCCTATGACTCATCTTATGGATGTGTTAGATCAGTATGCACAGATTCTAGAAGGTGTTTTTTCATTAGCTATAGGAGAAAATGAAGATTTTCTTCCTGAGATGTCAAAGGGCGGTGAATGTCTTTTACGTACCCTACATTATCCTCAAAACCCTGACTCTGGAAGATTGTGGGCAGCAAGACATACTGATATCGATCTGTTTACTATACTTCCTGCCGCAACAGAAGAGGGGTTACAAGTCTTTCATGATGGAGAGTGGATCAGTGTAAAAGTACCTGCGAATGCATTTATCGTAAATGGCGGTGACATGCTTCAAAATTTGACCAATGGATATTTTAAGAGTGCTATTCATCAAGTGGTTGCAAAGCCAAATGTAGAGCGTTATTCAATCGTTTACTTTATTCATCCACGAGATGAAGACTCTTTAAGTCCAACAGAAAAGTCAATTGCTCTTACTGGTGGTGTACAACATTACCCAGAAGCTACTAGAGTAGAACTTTTGGCTTGTCGTTTAAGAGAATTGGGAGTTGCAAGCCCTAGCCTTTTAGAGTTTGAAAGGAATTCGCAGATTATGCAGCGCATTCAAATTCTTGTAGAAAGCGGACAGGCAGCTCTTCCCGTACAAAAAACCTATGACATCTGGTTAAAGAGCCAATGA
- a CDS encoding phosphotransferase gives MANAVGIYRGSFDPPHNGHLEAVNYVLKTCMASVTIVYKDLNSSKPFRSNNKIRKKLLKTMFKDMQNVVISKKTYEAALIDLLSDSTIIKIYHIISSKTLDKPIWPIGLSTKLAYFIIPKRDYPIVRPVSSWNNLPAETTSVEHFTERYHSSSELRALLFERNFQTASLGLPALVFDQILSQNFFVSSENEYSFRTIIQDVKKIVENEIVLKNSVPIEKYPLSFHIGNDIGISGLSNDKVCFVKDKDEQICLVVKVFLGNDYKGNYESELLGYATLKKLNLHLIRIPELFFSHQKENFAFIGMSFVLGKSLAEMMQASPEAIRLCAQANLELHLAQRSLATEISAQQIAVYEEVIVRVTDRLSNIQTSFLPPDIAAKLKTRWLQKHLSFVANPGLLSFTHGDPNHSNWIVDLDNHCVTYIDLSLFKRSISPQETPSGFAINEVEEALIMFRVAGKQRGNLSNEQIREIQDIYVKEYMDHAPVDITTPEAKDYFFAYWSLRIIEEILKDFINTDVEESKLKYQAQLIKKIDSFLSDS, from the coding sequence ATGGCCAATGCAGTCGGAATTTATCGAGGATCATTTGATCCACCGCACAACGGGCATTTAGAAGCTGTTAACTATGTATTAAAAACTTGCATGGCTTCTGTAACTATCGTTTACAAGGACCTAAATTCGTCCAAACCTTTTCGAAGCAATAATAAAATTCGTAAAAAACTTTTGAAAACCATGTTCAAAGATATGCAAAACGTGGTTATATCAAAAAAAACCTATGAAGCAGCTTTGATTGATTTGCTATCTGATTCTACAATCATCAAAATTTATCACATAATAAGCTCAAAGACTTTAGATAAACCCATATGGCCAATTGGATTATCAACAAAATTAGCATACTTTATCATCCCAAAAAGGGATTATCCTATTGTAAGACCTGTATCGAGTTGGAATAATTTACCAGCAGAAACTACTAGTGTTGAGCACTTTACTGAGCGATACCATTCATCTTCCGAATTACGTGCATTGCTTTTTGAAAGAAATTTTCAAACTGCAAGCCTTGGCCTGCCTGCCCTAGTTTTTGATCAAATTCTGAGCCAAAACTTCTTTGTATCAAGTGAGAACGAATATTCATTTAGAACCATCATTCAAGATGTTAAAAAAATAGTAGAAAATGAAATTGTTCTTAAAAATAGTGTACCCATAGAAAAATATCCCCTTTCGTTTCATATAGGAAATGATATTGGTATTAGTGGTCTTTCCAATGATAAAGTCTGTTTTGTCAAAGATAAAGATGAACAAATATGCTTAGTTGTTAAAGTTTTTCTGGGAAATGATTATAAGGGTAATTATGAGAGTGAACTTTTAGGTTATGCAACTCTCAAAAAGTTAAATTTGCACTTGATACGGATTCCTGAGTTATTTTTTTCACATCAAAAAGAAAATTTTGCCTTCATTGGTATGAGCTTTGTCTTAGGCAAATCTCTTGCAGAGATGATGCAAGCCTCTCCTGAGGCAATACGTTTGTGCGCACAAGCCAATCTTGAGTTACACCTGGCTCAAAGATCACTGGCTACTGAAATATCGGCTCAACAAATAGCTGTTTATGAAGAGGTCATAGTAAGGGTTACTGATAGATTAAGCAATATACAAACTTCTTTTCTTCCCCCCGATATTGCAGCGAAATTAAAGACTCGTTGGTTACAGAAGCATCTATCGTTTGTTGCTAATCCAGGTTTACTTAGCTTCACACATGGAGATCCAAATCATAGCAATTGGATTGTCGATTTAGACAATCATTGCGTGACTTATATTGACTTAAGTTTATTTAAACGATCTATTTCCCCACAAGAGACCCCTAGTGGGTTTGCTATCAACGAAGTAGAAGAGGCTCTGATTATGTTTAGAGTTGCTGGAAAGCAAAGAGGGAATTTATCTAACGAACAAATTCGCGAAATACAAGATATATATGTAAAAGAATATATGGATCATGCACCTGTTGATATTACTACACCCGAAGCTAAAGATTATTTTTTTGCCTATTGGTCCTTGCGGATTATTGAAGAAATTTTAAAGGACTTTATTAATACTGATGTAGAAGAATCTAAGTTAAAATACCAAGCTCAATTAATAAAAAAAATTGACTCGTTTTTAAGCGATTCTTAA
- a CDS encoding nucleoside monophosphate kinase has protein sequence MSTSSLIPQKSICFIEYQKTFLLLHEHSDTSESWRIPGGRVLELEDYFQAIIRLVRKQTTIDFEEINFTYCCKIPSTDQRDPILHVFHSVMQNNPIEGLSGAETQIEWVGHDYMEHTLSSIRYKEAFQSACSKEDPSNLKKSSLESRLVINLLGTVGVGKGTQGKLLSEQYNIPTLSMGDLYRNECRANTPIGEVILYHDQISSPTRFADEIPYGLLLKKMADPDCKKGFILDGFPRSETQSTVYNDGLLRPDDIHIPIYLSVDESDILDRLKHRYICSNCEIQIRREDSLTKEGCCPHCEGMLIKRKEDISSRELMQRLQFFKEHIPQILSIMTKRNRVIVIHAKSSSTPQEIFQRILQVVETLRIA, from the coding sequence ATGTCCACAAGTTCTTTGATACCACAAAAATCCATCTGTTTTATCGAATATCAAAAAACATTCTTACTCTTACATGAACACTCCGATACTTCAGAATCTTGGAGAATTCCAGGAGGACGTGTTTTAGAACTTGAAGATTACTTTCAGGCTATTATAAGACTCGTTCGTAAGCAAACAACTATAGACTTTGAGGAGATTAATTTTACATATTGTTGCAAGATACCATCTACGGATCAAAGAGATCCTATTTTGCACGTCTTTCATAGTGTCATGCAAAACAATCCTATTGAAGGCCTCTCTGGAGCGGAAACGCAAATAGAGTGGGTAGGCCATGATTATATGGAACACACACTTTCTTCGATAAGATATAAAGAAGCTTTTCAATCAGCTTGTTCTAAAGAGGATCCAAGCAATTTAAAAAAATCTTCTTTAGAATCTAGATTAGTTATTAATCTTTTAGGCACAGTTGGAGTTGGAAAAGGCACTCAAGGAAAGTTACTTTCAGAACAATATAATATACCTACTTTATCGATGGGAGATCTTTATCGTAATGAATGTAGGGCCAATACGCCTATTGGAGAGGTAATTTTGTATCATGATCAGATTTCTAGCCCAACGCGATTTGCTGACGAGATTCCTTATGGACTTTTACTGAAGAAAATGGCGGATCCTGATTGTAAAAAAGGATTTATTTTGGATGGATTTCCAAGGTCAGAAACGCAATCTACGGTATATAATGATGGCCTTTTAAGACCGGATGATATTCATATCCCCATATACCTTTCCGTTGATGAATCTGATATTCTGGATCGCCTAAAACATCGTTATATTTGCTCTAACTGTGAAATACAAATTAGAAGAGAAGATTCATTAACTAAAGAAGGATGTTGTCCGCATTGCGAAGGTATGCTTATAAAAAGGAAAGAAGATATTTCCTCTAGAGAACTTATGCAGCGATTGCAGTTTTTTAAAGAACATATTCCTCAAATTTTATCAATTATGACTAAGCGAAATCGCGTTATAGTTATTCATGCAAAATCCTCTTCGACCCCTCAAGAAATCTTTCAAAGGATTTTGCAGGTGGTAGAAACGTTAAGAATCGCTTAA
- a CDS encoding tetratricopeptide repeat protein, translated as MNKSIRLTYLLDPHCQAYEEQGPKINELPDPLLKEYQQGIILRDVEQAYSQSLEKFLSVAEFGCVDAMFSIGLLLKNELKDIKQAAIWFTKAADLGHKDSLFYLGFLYAVDLGEFETAASWYKKAAEKGNLEALFFLGIIYKDDLHDYPTAIEWFQKVANLGYAEGMYYLGLIYRDHFNDQKNAQQWFDQYAVAMLQKKYF; from the coding sequence ATGAATAAATCAATTAGGCTTACTTATCTTTTGGATCCGCACTGCCAGGCATATGAAGAGCAAGGGCCAAAGATAAATGAGTTGCCAGACCCTCTTCTTAAAGAATACCAGCAAGGGATTATCCTTAGGGATGTAGAGCAAGCCTATTCACAATCTCTTGAGAAATTCCTGTCTGTTGCAGAATTTGGATGTGTAGATGCCATGTTTTCAATAGGTCTCTTATTAAAAAACGAGCTTAAAGATATTAAACAAGCGGCTATTTGGTTTACTAAAGCAGCAGATCTTGGTCATAAAGATTCTTTATTTTACTTAGGGTTTCTCTACGCAGTTGATCTTGGAGAGTTTGAAACAGCAGCAAGCTGGTATAAAAAGGCAGCAGAGAAAGGAAATCTCGAAGCTTTGTTTTTCTTAGGCATTATTTATAAAGATGACCTTCATGATTATCCAACGGCGATAGAGTGGTTTCAGAAAGTAGCCAATCTAGGGTATGCAGAAGGCATGTATTACTTAGGGCTTATTTACCGCGATCATTTCAATGACCAGAAAAATGCCCAGCAATGGTTTGATCAATATGCCGTTGCTATGCTTCAAAAGAAATACTTTTAG